Genomic window (Rhododendron vialii isolate Sample 1 chromosome 4a, ASM3025357v1):
CGGACACTGGTTAAAgcataatcggagatgatttgtgtgagattatttttatgaaaatagatATGGCCATACCGGATGAAACCCATTTTATCACTGGatgtttaagagagagagagagagagagagagagagagagttctggGGTTGTTCAgcttaagagagagagagagagagagttctggGGTTGTTCAGCTTATGGATTTTCATCGCGCTCTACAGCTGAGGAAGTCACCGAAGCCCGGAGGAATTCACGGGACTGGTCTCGCTGCCATTGCAACACAGGTCTCTTCTATTCTTCCACCCTTCAACCCTAACTGTAACAACGGTACTCTTtttatgggatttttttttatggttatcTTGGTCGTTGTTTGAAGATATTGGACATCTCCAATTGTTTTCGCAATGGAGTTTAGTTGTTCATGTTGACGTACGATCAAAATTTGCTTCAGTCAGTTCTTAGAGGCCAAGGTGGATGATTTCGATTTCGATTAGTTTTATTTCGGGAAATAAACAAATGGAGGGAAATTAAatataagaagaaaagaaggtcATAGATAAGATAAGGAATTGCTTTCAAATTCATCGGAATGGATTAGCTATTGTGGCTCGCTGGTTCTTATGACATAATCATGTGAAGTTCAAAGCAGAGGCTCCTGTGATAAAACACTCGACCAAAATGGGGTAGTAAAAGAATTACGCTTCCGTCAATTTGCACAACTGGAGCTTCCGCGTTGGAAGAATTCAAACGGTGCAACGAAAACGTAACGATACCTATGGGTTATCCAGCTAAGAGCATTTCTTGGAACTTGTTATCTAGAGTTACTAAAAGGGTTGAGTTTGTGTGATATCATGTCCATGAATTATGTGTTGCAAAAATATTGTCAAGGGGAATTAGCTTATTTATGCCTCTTTTGCAATGTTCGAAAATTTTTGACTTCAGAAAGACCTGGATGCATGGGATACTGAAACTGGGGTGCTTACAGTGCAATAGTTTCTAGCAAAAAGAACTTCCAGAGTATGTTAACCCACCAATCGGtgtttgctctttttttttttttttttctttttttgaaatggaaTAGGTGTTTGCTGTTGATCTCTAGTCTTTAGAGATTACCAAGTCTGCTGAATGATACAATGTTTAAATCGCTATTCTAGCAATCTTTTTTCCAGTTGATTACGAAACAGTTACCTTTCGAGGGTTGGGTTCCTCTCCGAACCTCTCGCAAACGGTGTTCGTTTGTAGTGGGGTGGAGAAGGGGGGTTGTCAGGGCTTGGAAATGTATCCGAGTTTCCTAAATACTTTCTGTTCATTTTTTGCATGCAGATTTTCAGAGATTATCTCGACTAGAGGGCATTATCCCAGCTCTAGAGACATCTCATGCTCTCGCAAATATGGAGAAGCTCTGTCCAACCCTCGCAAATGGAACTAAGACGTTCAGACGGCTATTAAGTATTTGCAGGTTTAGTCATTGTGTGAATAGGATGTTATGACCACACAGATTTTGGTAATGGTAATATTCGTTTCTTTGACGGATCGGTTTGTTGTATAATAAAACCAATAGTCATTCTGTTGAATATGGAAGTAATATAGATATTGGGATACAGGTTAATTTACCCATGATCTTGTAGTAGAGAGTGCAGAAATGACATGCTTGTCAATGGTCTTTGGCCTTTGGGATACTTGTTATGTTGTACTGCAGATGTTTTGAGTTTTCAAGCAAGGATTATATGATGTTTACTTTTTGAAGTGATTATATTACTTTTGCTTTCTTGGTTCTCCCGCGCTTTGTGGCGGAGACCCATGTGTGgtgaaaaaaagttttgaagCACCGCATGGCAGCAAGCATTTATTGATTTTTCCTGGCGTGCGCGCGCGCGCTCGTGTATACCACACCTGAAACAAGTCTCTTTACGTCAACTATTCTTGGTTCTTCTTCTCTCTGAGCCATCTCTCCGTCGCTCTTAGAAATCTGTTGTCAATTGAAACCACAACATACATTGACGTGCTGCGGTATCTTTGCCAGAACTTTTGACACTGATTCTTCTGAAGCTCTTCTTGTGTTTCTTTTAACTATAAAACTGAATaccgaaaaacaaaaacaaaaaacgttTTGTTTTGGAAGAATCACTTttacgttaaaaaaaaaaaatatatatatatatatatatatatatatatatatatatatatatatatatatatatatatatatatatatatatagtccaatCTAAAAAAGTTTTTAACTTCTGAAATAAACAGAGCCTAAATGAAAGCCTTTTGTCCAAGTTCTAAATTCGTTTTGGCATTATGGACAATGTGCTAcaaacttgaaaagaaaattaaaaacccCGGGAAAAAAGCAAAACTATGCAGTGGTGTTATAATATGAGCACATATATAGCAAAACAGATACAAGTGTCACGAGTCAGGAACATGACTACATGTATAAACTGGACAAAAACTGCAATTGGGACGACGCTGGAATCCGACAGAGTTCTTCGGGACGAACACTCTCGAGTTCCAGCGTCCGAAGTATATGTATCTCAGTATCCGTATGCGGTAAGAGCACATTGGTATGTCGACCTTACTAAAATGGACAACTTTACAAAGCTAATCACCCCAACAAGGTTTTCTCCAAGCCGTTCCAAAAGGTAGTAATAAGAGCCGCCTCTACGATACATCCCAAAATAAACCAGTGTCATTGATCATTTTGCACCACCAGAGGATATAATTTGAGGCATAAGATGAGTTGGAAATCCGCTTTGAGAGTCAAAACTTAACCCAAAAATGAGTTTCAACTCCTTGCTTCGTCGCTGCATAAAAAAAACCAGGCTCGTCATCACAGCTAAATGAGGCTGCATTACGAAAATGATCATTCTAATAGTAGAAATGCACCCAAAACAAAAGTAGTGTCCGGAACCGTCCAGTAATCAGCAATCAAGCCTAAAATGTGCAAAAGCCATCTGAAAGTATTGGCATGAGCTGGGTTCCTCTTCATATCATTTCTGGACTCTAATAACATAATTCGAATCCTTATAACAGAAACCCCAAAGCTAGGAGGATAGCTTGAAGACACATGGACAAACTTCTGACAAACACTCAACAATCAAGAGAAATCTAACAGTCTAGAAGAGTTAGAAGGAGCACGTGATACTTGAACAAACATACGACCACGTAAATGTTGAAAGGAATTGAGAAGGAATAACATGAATTTATTTCACTTGTGATCATAGCCTAGATTCTTTCAACAAGTAATTCAGGACCTATTGGAGCTTTTATCATTTCTAGTGAAACAGTAAACTTGGTTGCTGCATATCTAGCCACCATGCTTTATTGCTAAAGTTTAACAACTCTGCAAGATAATGCCATTATAATCTACTCAGGATTTTATCACTGTTGAAGCTCGATGATGACTTCTCTGTCACGGTTTTGTGCTTGTACTCTTAGTCCAGATTCAATCAGAAGTAACTGAAGGAGCTAAGGGGTTTTCTTGTCTAGAATTACATTGCTTATAAAAAGGTGCTAATTTGGTGAAGCCATTAAAACTGTGTTTGGCAATGTGGCTGCTGTGTTACTTCGTGTTTGTATCAGGAATCCTGACTTTTGTTTCTTGGAAGCTTTACGAACCACACTATCACTACAAATAcagagagaaaataaacaaataatagGCTGCATAGCAGTAGATACTTACAGGCTCAAAGAAATTTCAGAGGAACATGATTACACAACTTGTGGATGCTCTAGGAACCATGTCCAGCCGATCAACAACCTCTTTTTGCTTCGTTAAATCTCCTGATGGACTCTTTGAACAAAATATATTCAGCCTCTCTAAAACAAGTGCATTCTTCAGCAAATATTTTAGCATACACATTTCTTCGTAGTTTCCATGAAAATTATGGAGGTTGACTGACTTTAGGCAGGACAAGAAACAATTAGGCACAGGCTTCAAATtccaatcttcttcttcatcacagCGCACATGAGGATTAGATCCCTGAtttccacaaaacaaataacTCATAAGCATATTAGCCCACAAGTTTTAAGCAAATTCCAAAGCTTCGGGGACATACCTGAAAAAACACAAGAGACTCTAGATTTGGCGTGAACTGAAGGAAATATAACACTTTCTGGATAATGAGCCTCTCGATTAACATGCTCAACTCTAAAGATGTCAAGTTTTGAAACATGGGAAGTTGATCCGACAGGTTATCTGCGAGATAGAGAGACTTCAcatagaaaacaaagaaaatcacGACTCAGCTCAGTGGAGGCACAAATGATGCTTaagagaaatataaaaaaacgAAAACTTCACATTACTAGACTCGTATGTTCAACCAAATTTCCACAGCAGAAGTAGATACCTCAATTGTACCAGTAGACATTCTCAAGGATTTAACACTGTGCAAGCCTCTCAGCACCTTAACTGCGCGATAAGCAATTTCTTTCTGCCTCTTACCCAGAAGTGGAACACAAACATATGCATTAACCAATGAAGGCAGATTAGAGAGAACAATCTCATTTAATAGACAACCAGTGTAATTCAAAAATGTAAGGTTTGCTGCATCAATCTTGATCTCACAGCCATTAAGTTCATCTGCTGATCCAAAGTAAGGTAGGTCATCTATGGTAAAGCTCTTCAGCATTGGAATAGAAACCACAATGTGCTTCAGATTCATCCATTCACAGTCCAATATAAACAACTCCTGAAGGACTGGGCAACTAGATAATAATTTTTGGGTGGAATCATCATCCAGGAAAGTAACAAGAGCAAGGTGCAAAGTTTTAAGCTGTGGAAACGAAATGGACGTAGGGAGTTCAAGGGCACAATTCATTGCTATTTTCACCACTGTTAAAAATCCACTCACAAAAACACATTGGGGCAAGGCAAAAGGAGTTTCCACAAAAAGGCAAAGGTCAAGCTCTTGAACTTTATGCTTCATTACAGCAGAAACCCATGCATGAATACGAGATGCATCGAAGCAAACTCGACAAGAGAGACGGAACTTTTCCATATTTGAGCCCTCGTGAAGAACAAGCACCCTTTCCACAAAATTCATGAAACAAGTCAGCTTGTCCGTATCCCAATCATTCACTTCACTTGGATATAACGAGAAATCATCAAAGTCAATGTTGGGTACAGAGGTCCATAGATACTTCCATCTAGTTGACAACAAGCACGTTGCAACGGCATCTTTTGTGGGGAGCATTGAGAGGATATGATGAAGAATAGAGTCAGGCAAATCACTGATTTTATCTTCATACACCCTTACACCATGCCCCTCAAAAAGCTTCCGTTGTTTAAAACTCTCCCTGATCAACCATATTTTATCCCTGCGGAAAAAATATCCAACACCAAAAGTATCAAGATTGAAAAGGGTTCAAAGTTATTAATTAGAAACCTGAAGCAGCAACAAATCACTATCTAGAGGCATGAAAGAACAATTTAAGGTGACCATATAGACAAACAGTTAGCAACCCAACATTTTTAAGGTACAAATCTCTACTAACCAGCCCATATGAATACCCAACTCGAACCCGTGACCTTCAGGTCACAATGGAGCAACTTTACCGTTGCACAAGGCCCGCCCTTCAAAATGCCAGTTGCAATGAGGGATCCAATTGACTCGCTAAGTCCAGCAAAATGTGAATTGAATCGATTGATAAATAAGTTTCTAAAAATGTACCAAACTTTCTTGAACGTTAAGTACGGCTGCAAAAGAACCAAGCTATTTGATCTCGACTCATGTTTGGCTCATTAAAAGCTCATTTGAGCTTGACTTGTAGATACATAAACCAAGATTAAATAAACCACTGAACAACTCACCTGAGTTGAGCTTAAACACATTTTTTAACCTAGCTTAAACACGCATTGCAACCAAGCTTGCACCACTTACTACTCTGCTCTATAGGTTCATACTGTTGttccaaaaattaaaacacgCAATTCGAGCTCGTGATTGACTTGACTAAACTTGTTTAGGATCAGATAAACTAATCAACAAACCAAGTTTGAACGCACTTGTGACACACtagttaagttttcaaaccaaacttgaaattGGCTGGTAACAAGGAGGCAGCTCTCTGCATCATATCCTTCTTGGCATAAATCTAACATACGTGAAAATCAATAGCAAATCAGTTtcttttttataagtaaaaaaCTTATCGAAAATACATCAAAGGTATGCCACCCatgtacaaaagaaaatgaagaaccaaaaggccaaaaagccAATCACACCAAAAgaggccaataaaaaaaaactattcacaGCACCATATGGCAAAAATATCTAAATGCCAAGGAATTGATCAAAGGGTCGGTTTTCGCTACCTCAACTCCCAACTAAGCAGAAAATAAGTTTCAACAAGAAAACAACAGAAACTCCACTTCCCATAAGCGTATaaagccacacacacacaaaaaaatgcttaaaaggaaaattgattttcacaccttCCTTGGCACCTCTTTTTTGTCTATTTATATTTATTAATGTGAAATTACCACATTACCCTTCCCTCTCGGGTCACTGTTTTCGTATGAAGGGCAATTTGATACTTTCAtgtgaataaggacaaaaaagaagaaggtgccAATGAATTTGATACTTTCAtgtgaataaggacaaaaaagaagaaggcgCCAATGAATAAAACGagggtgtgaaaatcatttccctgcCCGCCTTAAATAGAAGCGGCTAAAACTAAACACAAACGCAAAAAGAAAAACCCCGTCCCCACCTACAAAATAGTTTGTGTAGAAGCAAATATCAGCATCAGCTCATCTCAAATACCAAAACCCATATCAAAACAACCTGAAACCCCAAACAAATTAACACGTAAACCACCTTGGGAACACCATATGACCATCTAAATCACGTTTAACGTCACCGGGGCCTCAAACACCCCCTAGCCAATTCGAAAACTATAACAGAAATCTCGATACAGACATGAGACATGGATATAagcacatgagagagagagagggaggatcAAAGGAAGAACTAGTGATCAGATACGAGAGACTTACATCTTTACGCTGCTTCAGTCGAGAGGTCGAACTCTGTCAACCTTCTCTCACGCCAAAACGTTTGAGAAGGTAGTGAAATGGGTATCTGGGTCTTGTTTTTAAGGAACCGAGTGGGTATTTTGGTTAGAGCAATGGCGGTGGGGATTTGGtgcagaagagagagagtgagttttTGCTGCGGTTTGTACAGCAGGGGAAGATGGAACGACGAGCGTGAAGGTACTGGGGACCTCAAGACTCACGCGCCTACCAGTACGTGTTTGTAAACGCCAATAGATAGAGACAGAGCGGAGCGGTTTAGAATAATCTCACACTAATCATTTGGTAGAACCCTAAGTCTGAGATGTTTTCCAAAGATGTTTTCAAGCCCTCCCTCTCATGCACATAGATTATGTGAGTTAGCTTAGAACTATCATCCGAATAATTATTTGAACAAGCCAAAAATAAGGGAGTGATTTTTATACTCTTCTTAATATCgtcacctttttatttttaatcccAAGAAATTGACCAAATGGTCTTGACCTGAGATTTAAGTGTTTGCCTTAAGGATCGATTCTCCTTACTAACAACATTTGGAGCCAGCCATCTCGCCTCCACACGTAAGCATGTGAAACAGCGCGCAAGTTGGCCCGAAACACCTTGCATtatcacaacaaaaaaaaaaaaaagaatgggccCGTTCCGCAAcgcaaaaaaaaacccttattttttattctcttttggtAAGTAAGAGCCCGTTCcgcaacacaaaaaaaatctttattttttaagaaggcaatttcaagcttaaaaattatgggcttattgaaatttaaaatatgcaatatgaatcttatgtgaaagatctcatctagattttttatacaatgcaaaaaaaattgaaaatttattttttatttacattattttttagtttgaaaatgtgaataagctgcttattttttaagaaaatttctgaaaCGGGACCTAAGTGTGTACTTTGATtttctaaaagacaaaaaaaaatattatggagtataaaaaaaaaatgtgaaaatcatttctcaaaaaTATTATCCAAATAATTGGCGTGGTATCCAGTCTCCCCGAAAAGGGGCCTATGGCTGCACCAACACAAAGTCGACTGAGACGGCAGTTCATTAAATCCATTCATCggtttctgttttcatttttttcattttttattttgagaaaaaGCAAGAGATGCATTTGATTAAGATAAGTAAGGTTTCTGTTCTAATTTAACAATTCATAATTCATTTATCACTGATAGAATCAATAATTGaatcccttaaaaaaaataacaaaagaagaagaagatgaatcaataattgaAAGAGTAGTATTAGTACCATTTTccgttaaaatttttgtttttttttttaccattgtCAATAGTCAAATTATTTCCACTAAATAAAATTACAGCTAATGTATGTGAATAGATTCATTTCCCTATGTGAAACAACACTTGATTCCCACCTTCCCAAAAATTGTTGCCCAGATTTCTTCTCCGGGCCAAGATCGCAGTCTCACACATTGACAGGGGCATACAAACACTCCATGGCTAAATGTTAAAAACCTTCTATGTACATTGGTGGAACTTTCCCCGAGTAACCAAAATTCGTGTTAGGTAACCCAATGCCAAGCTAATCACGCCAGCATCAACAAAATTGACGGGCCAAAAACCAGCACGAACCGACTAAACTTCTGGATAATAAGTTGGACACGTCGTTTCACTGGGATGCCTGAACTGCCCATGCTGCAGCTGCAGAAATTTTGCTGCAACGAATAAGATGCTCAAACCTGCTGTACCCAGATTACCCTTTACGGGGTTTTTCGATACAATCGTAGTTTCTGCTGGTCAAAAAAGATGCTCAAACCAACCGGACATGGTCGGGCCTTTAGGGATTTTCTTGCCGTCAAATAGTTTGGACATGCACTCAACAACTATGGCCCTGGCCTCCTCACCAAACTCTGTTGGTCCTTCAAGGATTACTTCATCATCAACCTGTTCCTGAAACGAATAAATTTCTCAGCAAACAATAGGGAAGCTACCGGTTCTAGTGTTACTGAAGATCATGAAGACGACTTATAGGTGGACACAGTAGGTGTTTGTTTCCAATAAATTTCCCCCTTTCATCTAGGTTTACGAGAAAAAACGAAGGGAAAGAGGAAGAGGGATCTGTCGAGGATTACAGTAACCTAACCTGCAAAAGCAGCCTCCATCCAAGCTCTTTCAAATGTGCATTGTTTGATATTTCTAACATGGTACACACAGTGAAGGGAACAAGCAGGCTCTTCCCAGCAATGCGTGAACACAACTGTTTTGTCGAGCGTCGTACTTACATTCTACTTGCCAATCCAACACTTCTTCTCTCATGGTACCAGCTTTGACGTGTTTGTCTTACATTTTTGAATCAAGACTTCAGTGTCCCTCTCCCATACAGTACGAATTCTTTCGTATCTTAAAATCTTCCTCGGCAAGAGTGGCAATAATTGATTCTTGATTCTTCTCCCAGATAACGGTCTTCCAAACCATATCCCATTTAACTATGCTCTTCCTCATACACATTCCTCATCAAGAATAAAACCAATGCCTTTCAAAGAAAAAACTACATCACCCTTCTCTGCAACTACCGTTATACTCTTCGCAAACTGTTGAATGCCAGGTAAAACTGTAGCAATTCCAGACCAGacggaaaaattaaaaacagagAAGAGCTACTAATGAAGTAAGCATAAAGACGGGTTACAAAAGGTAGAGATTCAGA
Coding sequences:
- the LOC131323237 gene encoding F-box/LRR-repeat protein At4g14103-like — protein: MDKIWLIRESFKQRKLFEGHGVRVYEDKISDLPDSILHHILSMLPTKDAVATCLLSTRWKYLWTSVPNIDFDDFSLYPSEVNDWDTDKLTCFMNFVERVLVLHEGSNMEKFRLSCRVCFDASRIHAWVSAVMKHKVQELDLCLFVETPFALPQCVFVSGFLTVVKIAMNCALELPTSISFPQLKTLHLALVTFLDDDSTQKLLSSCPVLQELFILDCEWMNLKHIVVSIPMLKSFTIDDLPYFGSADELNGCEIKIDAANLTFLNYTGCLLNEIVLSNLPSLVNAYVCVPLLGKRQKEIAYRAVKVLRGLHSVKSLRMSTGTIESLYLADNLSDQLPMFQNLTSLELSMLIERLIIQKVLYFLQFTPNLESLVFFQGSNPHVRCDEEEDWNLKPVPNCFLSCLKSVNLHNFHGNYEEMCMLKYLLKNALVLERLNIFCSKSPSGDLTKQKEVVDRLDMVPRASTSCVIMFL